The following proteins come from a genomic window of Musa acuminata AAA Group cultivar baxijiao chromosome BXJ1-7, Cavendish_Baxijiao_AAA, whole genome shotgun sequence:
- the LOC135678280 gene encoding protein REVEILLE 6-like isoform X2 has protein sequence MVHDNAAGMKEAAVVSYSDRAPVMALPGCAAPSSEDVGKKTRKPYTITKSRESWTEQDHDKFLEALQLFDRDWKKIEAFVGSKTVIQIRSHAQKYFLKVQKNGTNEHVPPPRPKRKAAHPYPQKAAKNVTQIPEVKTLLQTSCLLEPGYASTGETSSILGDSTTITGSSWVQSSVQPVGTCHPIKDDKVNVGVMMANNCCSSSSGSPTTWPACETTDQENQFTSLHVTPDFAQVYGFLGSVFDPNTSGHLQKLKAMDPINIETVLILMRNLHLNLTSPEFEAHRRLLTAYGGGTEEAKSASTGNMYHSTTALNSPLVVQGE, from the exons ATGGTGCACGATAACGCCGCCGGCATGAAAGAGGCGGCCGTCGTCTCCTACTCGGACCGCGCCCCTGTGATGGCCCTCCCTGGATGCGCCGCCCCTTCGTCTGAGGACGTCGGAAAGAAGACCCGCAAGCCTTACACGATCACCAAGTCGAGGGAGAGCTGGACCGAGCAGGACCACGACAAGTTCCTCGAGGCCCTGCAGCT TTTTGATCGAGATTGGAAGAAGATAGAAGCATTTGTTGGATCAAAGACAGTCATCCag ATAAGAAGCCATGCTCAGAAGTACTTTCTGAAGGTTCAGAAGAATGGTACAAATGAACATGTGCCACCACCTCGACCCAAGCGAAAAGCAGCTCATCCATATCCCCAGAAAGCTGCAAAAAATG TTACTCAGATTCCTGAAGTCAAAACTCTACTTCAGACTTCCTGCCTACTTGAACCAGGCTATGCTTCCACAGGAGAAACATCATCAATACTTGGAGATTCCACAACTATAACAGGGTCTTCTTGGGTTCAGAGTTCTGTCCAGCCTGTTGGGACATGCCATCCAATAAAAG ATGATAAAGTAAATGTTGGAGTTATGATGGCTAACAATTGTTGTTCTAGCAGCAGTGGGAGTCCTACAACTTGGCCAGCTTGTGAAACAACTGATCAGGAAAATCAATTCACATCTCTTCATG TTACGCCGGACTTCGCTCAGGTGTACGGCTTTCTTGGCAGTGTGTTTGATCCTAATACAAGTGGGCATTTGCAAAAATTAAAGGCAATGGATCCAATCAATATTGAAACA GTATTGATATTGATGAGGAACCTGCATCTCAATTTGACTAGTCCTGAGTTTGAGGCCCAT AGAAGATTACTTACAGCATACGGAGGTGGCACCGAAGAAGCTAAATCAGCTAGTACTGGTAACATGTATCATTCAACCACAGCTCTGAATTCTCCACTTGT GGTTCAAGGTGAATGA
- the LOC135678276 gene encoding trihelix transcription factor DF1-like, producing the protein MQSGYGGVSEIQQFMVESCGPSLFSIASANPAAAAAPTDIHHPAVPHPLKYHPLAHPQPPALPPHFSHFHTIPITQQLFQQPAAHQFQLFHPPHQQHQQQYLEPMRLIPQHPLGLDQESGPENSASPTRIIPGGGGGGGPSFLAPVMGFKLAMEESSGGGSRDGINDGDAILQGDDGSESRLHHWQRDDESAIKELSWRPLDIDYINRNNKRCTDKKPECSSGHYSKKSKEVAECDHVQAAGGSNYKLFSELEAIYKPGGGSNAGGGANQTGSGSALTGDETPLLHVMVPPGLPAADRVGGTSETSAGEDAPTKKSSKDGTRRRRKRRQRQLSSVAAFFESLVKQLMDHQEGLHRKFLEVMERREQERTSREEAWRKQEAAKSSREAAARAQERALASSREAAIVSFLEKITGESLDLPPKPHFPEIDADKEENLQIEQYSDTLNNGDPDSNKVSFNTSRWPKAEVQALIRVRSGLESRFQEPGLKGPLWEEVSATMTTMGYHRSAKRCKEKWENINKYFRKTKESGKKRPHHAKTCPYFQQLDQLYSKSLNTNKPHPSASPPGANAAASNPPGDIKDQPKVNSELLDAIVVPADHQSFRFSDMGPLSFDFNSKGKENKQEPGVSVENNDDEDEDVDHGGGEEEEEGEGESQGEEESLGRRRHQLDQEEEEDLRDSSLLFRRLQA; encoded by the exons atgcagTCGGGATATGGAGGCGTGTCGGAGATCCAGCAATTCATGGTTGAAAGCTGCGGCCCGTCGCTCTTCTCCATCGCCTCGGCAAACCCCGCCGCGGCTGCGGCGCCCACCGACATCCACCACCCCGCGGTCCCTCACCCTCTCAAGTACCATCCCCTCGCTCACCCGCAGCCACCCGCGCTGCCTCCCCACTTCTCCCATTTCCACACCATCCCCATCACCCAGCAGCTCTTCCAGCAACCCGCCGCCCATCAGTTCCAGCTCTTCCACCCCCCCCACCAGCAGCACCAGCAGCAGTACCTGGAACCCATGAGGCTGATTCCGCAGCACCCGCTCGGACTGGACCAGGAGTCGGGCCCCGAGAACTCCGCCTCGCCAACACGCATCAtccccggcggcggcggcggcggagggccgTCGTTTCTGGCGCCGGTGATGGGCTTTAAGCTGGCGATGGAAGAGAGCAGCGGTGGCGGTAGCCGGGACGGAATTAATGATGGTGATGCCATCTTGCAAGGAGACGATGGATCCGAGAGTCGCCTTCACCACTGGCAACGAGATGACGAGTCCGCCATTAAGGAGCTGTCATG GAGGCCACTGGATATAGACTACATCAACAGGAACAACAAGAGGTGCACGGATAAGAAGCCCGAGTGCTCCAGTGGGCACTACTCTAAGAAGAGCAAAGAGGTAGCGGAGTGTGATCATGTGCAGGCCGCCGGCGGTAGCAACTACAAGCTCTTCAGTGAACTCGAGGCCATCTACAAGCCCGGTGGCGGCAGTAATGCCGGTGGCGGAGCCAATCAGACTGGTTCAGGCTCCGCCCTCACTGGCGATGAGACCCCTCTCTTGCACGTCATGGTCCCGCCGGGGCTACCCGCCGCCGATCGTGTCGGTGGGACGTCGGAGACATCAGCGGGGGAGGACGCACCGACCAAGAAATCGTCTAAAGACGGCACGCGGCGGAGGAggaagcggcgacagcggcagctgaGCTCGGTGGCTGCCTTCTTTGAGAGCCTGGTGAAGCAGCTCATGGATCACCAGGAGGGCCTCCACAGGAAGTTCTTGGAGGTGATGGAGAGGAGGGAACAGGAGAGGACCAGCCGCGAGGAGGCATGGAGGAAGCAGGAGGCCGCTAAGTCCAGCCGCGAGGCGGCTGCGAGAGCCCAAGAGCGCGCCCTCGCCTCCTCACGCGAGGCCGCCATCGTCTCCTTTCTCGAGAAGATCACCGGCGAGAGCCTCGACCTCCCTCCCAAACCCCACTTCCCCGAGATCGATGCCGACAAGGAGGAGAACCTCCAAATCGAACAGTACTCGGATACCCTCAACAATGGGGATCCAGATAGCAACAAGGTGTCGTTCAACACGAGTAGATGGCCGAAGGCGGAGGTCCAGGCGTTGATCCGCGTCCGGAGCGGGCTGGAATCGAGGTTCCAGGAGCCGGGACTGAAGGGGCCGCTGTGGGAGGAGGTGAGCGCGACCATGACCACGATGGGCTACCACCGCAGCGCCAAACGCTGCAAGGAGAAGTGGGAGAACATCAACAAGTACTTCAGGAAGACGAAAGAGAGCGGCAAGAAGCGGCCACATCACGCCAAGACCTGCCCTTACTTCCAACAGCTGGACCAGCTTTACTCCAAGTCCCTCAACACCAACAAGCCTCATCCTTCCGCCTCCCCCCCTGGTGCAAATGCAGCCGCTTCTAATCCACCGGGAGACATTAAGGATCAGCCGAAAGTGAACTCTGAGCTACTCGATGCTATCGTCGTGCCGGCCGACCACCAAAGCTTCCGGTTCTCCGATATGGGACCTCTAAGCTTTGATTTCAACAGCAAAGGGAAGGAGAACAAGCAGGAGCCCGGTGTCAGCGTGGAGAACAATgacgacgaggacgaggacgTCGACCATGGAGGCggcgaagaggaggaagaaggggaaggggagagccaaggagaagaagaaagcctCGGCAGACGACGGCATCAGCTCgatcaagaggaggaggaggacctcCGCGATTCGAGCCTCTTGTTCCGACGCCTCCAAGCCTGA
- the LOC135678280 gene encoding protein REVEILLE 6-like isoform X1: MVHDNAAGMKEAAVVSYSDRAPVMALPGCAAPSSEDVGKKTRKPYTITKSRESWTEQDHDKFLEALQLFDRDWKKIEAFVGSKTVIQIRSHAQKYFLKVQKNGTNEHVPPPRPKRKAAHPYPQKAAKNAVTQIPEVKTLLQTSCLLEPGYASTGETSSILGDSTTITGSSWVQSSVQPVGTCHPIKDDKVNVGVMMANNCCSSSSGSPTTWPACETTDQENQFTSLHVTPDFAQVYGFLGSVFDPNTSGHLQKLKAMDPINIETVLILMRNLHLNLTSPEFEAHRRLLTAYGGGTEEAKSASTGNMYHSTTALNSPLVVQGE, translated from the exons ATGGTGCACGATAACGCCGCCGGCATGAAAGAGGCGGCCGTCGTCTCCTACTCGGACCGCGCCCCTGTGATGGCCCTCCCTGGATGCGCCGCCCCTTCGTCTGAGGACGTCGGAAAGAAGACCCGCAAGCCTTACACGATCACCAAGTCGAGGGAGAGCTGGACCGAGCAGGACCACGACAAGTTCCTCGAGGCCCTGCAGCT TTTTGATCGAGATTGGAAGAAGATAGAAGCATTTGTTGGATCAAAGACAGTCATCCag ATAAGAAGCCATGCTCAGAAGTACTTTCTGAAGGTTCAGAAGAATGGTACAAATGAACATGTGCCACCACCTCGACCCAAGCGAAAAGCAGCTCATCCATATCCCCAGAAAGCTGCAAAAAATG CAGTTACTCAGATTCCTGAAGTCAAAACTCTACTTCAGACTTCCTGCCTACTTGAACCAGGCTATGCTTCCACAGGAGAAACATCATCAATACTTGGAGATTCCACAACTATAACAGGGTCTTCTTGGGTTCAGAGTTCTGTCCAGCCTGTTGGGACATGCCATCCAATAAAAG ATGATAAAGTAAATGTTGGAGTTATGATGGCTAACAATTGTTGTTCTAGCAGCAGTGGGAGTCCTACAACTTGGCCAGCTTGTGAAACAACTGATCAGGAAAATCAATTCACATCTCTTCATG TTACGCCGGACTTCGCTCAGGTGTACGGCTTTCTTGGCAGTGTGTTTGATCCTAATACAAGTGGGCATTTGCAAAAATTAAAGGCAATGGATCCAATCAATATTGAAACA GTATTGATATTGATGAGGAACCTGCATCTCAATTTGACTAGTCCTGAGTTTGAGGCCCAT AGAAGATTACTTACAGCATACGGAGGTGGCACCGAAGAAGCTAAATCAGCTAGTACTGGTAACATGTATCATTCAACCACAGCTCTGAATTCTCCACTTGT GGTTCAAGGTGAATGA